In a genomic window of Nostoc sp. UHCC 0870:
- a CDS encoding GumC family protein codes for MSKISLNQDEFVTNSSQSQVRFRHISKILLRRRFIVLGVSCIVMSVTSLLAMMTKPTYKSHMQILVSSNIYESIDLTNISNSTDNKVTGVKPQLFDYYTAQKNLMLSSKLIEKAVNKLRSDYPNITLADIKSKSNKGQKLHLEVTQLAKKTGGSNLVSPVFEVSFQHNDPVKTQKVLLALQGVYQDYNIEQRQERLNKGLAFVNTRLPLLQKQVREAEIKLENFRKKHNLLDPQSQKQVLLNSLADTQKQLQTTRTELQNVRDRQQILEQNIASSTQQALIPSSLNESIRYQTILSEVQKTEQLLAQEQLRYTDNSPIIESLKQQRQNQLKLLQQETKQLTRDTKKTALLAQEQLVEEISQLETTAQGLIANEKRLVASEQRIITDLKKYPSLTAEYQRLLSEVATHRQRLEQMLQTQQSVGLQITQAGFDWQVLEEPTLATYNSYDKLLLVFGGMVIGPVLGVVIALIWGIRHRVIHSAQDLQRVSNLRLLGSVPKLASNAMEKRLPSLAWNWRRNTAPSLVETDSWLPCHETLDMVYQNTQILKYPFPFNSVMVTSALPGEGRTTLALGLAASAAHMHQRVLLIDANLRSPKLHKILQLSNDWGLSLLLVDETSSNIQDYIQPIHPSIDILTAGPASEDPVKLLSSQRMKELIELFEQSYDLVLIDAPAILDTVDARIVASFCNGIMMVGRIGWVTQTEITQAVEILNRLNLVGIIANEASN; via the coding sequence GTGTCTAAAATCAGTCTAAATCAAGATGAATTTGTTACTAACTCGTCACAAAGCCAAGTAAGATTTAGACATATATCTAAAATCTTACTACGTCGGCGATTTATAGTATTGGGAGTTTCTTGTATTGTCATGTCAGTTACTAGCCTGTTGGCTATGATGACTAAACCGACTTACAAAAGCCATATGCAAATCTTAGTAAGTTCTAATATATATGAAAGTATTGATTTAACTAATATTTCTAACAGTACAGACAATAAAGTCACTGGTGTCAAACCCCAATTATTTGATTACTATACTGCTCAGAAAAATTTAATGCTCAGTTCTAAGTTAATTGAAAAAGCAGTAAATAAACTACGCTCAGACTATCCAAATATTACTTTGGCAGATATTAAAAGTAAATCAAATAAGGGACAAAAATTACATCTAGAAGTCACTCAATTAGCCAAAAAAACAGGTGGGAGTAATTTAGTTAGTCCAGTTTTTGAAGTTTCATTCCAGCATAATGATCCGGTGAAAACGCAAAAAGTTTTATTGGCTTTACAAGGAGTTTATCAGGACTACAATATTGAGCAACGACAAGAACGTTTAAATAAAGGATTGGCTTTTGTTAACACTCGCCTACCACTACTGCAAAAACAGGTGAGAGAAGCAGAAATTAAACTAGAAAATTTTCGTAAGAAGCACAATTTATTAGATCCTCAATCACAAAAACAAGTCCTGCTCAACTCTCTAGCTGATACCCAAAAACAGCTACAAACTACTCGTACTGAGTTGCAAAATGTACGCGATCGCCAGCAAATTTTAGAACAGAATATTGCTAGTTCAACTCAACAGGCACTCATTCCCTCAAGTTTGAATGAATCAATTCGCTACCAAACAATTTTGAGTGAGGTGCAAAAAACTGAACAATTATTAGCCCAGGAGCAATTACGCTACACAGATAATTCTCCTATCATTGAAAGTCTGAAACAGCAACGCCAGAATCAATTAAAACTCTTACAACAAGAAACAAAGCAACTAACAAGAGATACTAAAAAAACAGCCTTATTAGCACAAGAGCAACTAGTAGAAGAAATAAGCCAGTTAGAAACAACTGCCCAAGGGTTAATAGCTAACGAAAAGAGATTAGTTGCATCAGAACAGCGAATTATTACAGATTTAAAAAAATACCCCAGTTTAACAGCAGAATATCAACGTCTACTTTCAGAAGTTGCAACTCACCGCCAAAGGTTAGAGCAAATGCTACAAACACAACAGTCTGTAGGATTACAAATTACCCAGGCGGGTTTTGATTGGCAAGTGTTAGAAGAACCTACCTTGGCAACATATAACAGTTATGACAAACTATTACTTGTTTTTGGGGGTATGGTTATCGGGCCAGTTTTGGGTGTTGTCATTGCGCTAATTTGGGGGATACGTCATCGTGTAATTCATTCAGCGCAGGATTTACAGAGAGTAAGCAACCTGAGACTACTGGGTTCAGTACCAAAACTCGCATCCAATGCGATGGAAAAGCGGCTTCCGAGTCTGGCTTGGAACTGGCGACGCAACACAGCACCTTCTTTGGTAGAAACTGACTCTTGGCTACCTTGTCACGAAACCTTAGATATGGTGTACCAAAATACGCAAATTTTGAAGTACCCCTTTCCCTTTAATTCTGTGATGGTAACTTCTGCATTACCAGGGGAAGGACGTACAACTTTGGCGTTGGGATTAGCTGCAAGTGCAGCTCATATGCACCAACGGGTACTACTAATTGATGCTAACCTGCGATCGCCTAAACTTCACAAAATTCTCCAACTATCTAACGATTGGGGACTATCTTTATTACTAGTTGACGAAACCAGTAGCAATATACAAGACTACATCCAGCCTATTCATCCCTCTATCGATATTTTGACCGCCGGTCCAGCATCAGAAGACCCAGTAAAATTGCTCAGTTCTCAGCGCATGAAAGAACTCATCGAGTTATTTGAGCAAAGTTATGACCTAGTATTGATAGATGCTCCAGCCATTTTAGATACAGTTGATGCTCGCATCGTCGCCTCCTTCTGCAATGGAATTATGATGGTGGGGCGTATTGGTTGGGTAACTCAAACTGAAATCACTCAAGCTGTAGAAATTTTAAATCGATTAAATTTAGTTGGTATCATCGCCAATGAAGCGAGTAATTAA
- a CDS encoding 2-hydroxyacid dehydrogenase, translating into MKVAVFSTKAYDRQFLEAANFPKKHDLVFFEPRLDQDTAILAAGFSAVCVFVHDQLDAHTLELLALRGTRLIALRCAGFNHVDLEAAARLGITVVRVPAYSPYGVAEHAVGLILSLNRKIHRAYNRVRDGNFSLDGLLGFNLNGRTVGLIGTGKIGLILGRIMKGFGCHLLAYDVYQNPELAALGGKYVELPELFAKADIISLHCPLTPETHHLINAEAIAQMKPGVMLINTSRGGLINTQAVVEGLKTGKIGSLGVDVYEQESELFFEDLSSEIIQDDVFQRLTTFPNVLITGHQAFFTEEALSNIADTTLGNITDIEQGRTCANELRPQPEVGDKVLVS; encoded by the coding sequence ATGAAAGTAGCAGTCTTCAGTACAAAAGCCTATGACCGGCAGTTTTTAGAAGCTGCAAACTTCCCCAAAAAACACGATTTGGTGTTTTTTGAACCACGTCTTGACCAAGATACAGCTATCCTAGCTGCCGGATTTTCGGCGGTTTGTGTATTTGTCCATGACCAACTTGATGCACATACTTTAGAACTTCTGGCTTTAAGAGGAACTCGCTTAATTGCTCTCCGTTGTGCAGGTTTTAATCATGTAGACTTAGAAGCCGCCGCCAGGTTAGGAATTACTGTAGTGCGCGTTCCTGCCTATTCACCCTATGGTGTAGCAGAACACGCTGTAGGTTTGATTTTGAGCCTGAATCGGAAAATTCACCGTGCCTATAACCGTGTTCGAGACGGTAATTTTTCCCTAGATGGACTGTTGGGATTTAACTTAAATGGACGGACTGTAGGGCTGATTGGTACTGGTAAAATCGGTCTGATTTTAGGACGGATTATGAAAGGCTTTGGTTGTCACCTACTTGCTTATGATGTGTATCAGAATCCTGAATTAGCAGCATTAGGTGGCAAGTATGTAGAATTGCCGGAATTATTTGCCAAAGCCGATATTATTTCTTTACACTGTCCCTTAACACCAGAAACACATCACCTCATCAACGCTGAGGCGATCGCACAAATGAAACCTGGTGTAATGTTAATTAATACTAGCCGAGGTGGACTGATTAACACCCAAGCTGTTGTTGAAGGGCTGAAGACAGGTAAGATAGGCTCTCTCGGTGTGGATGTCTATGAACAGGAATCGGAATTATTTTTTGAGGATTTGTCTAGCGAAATCATTCAGGATGATGTTTTCCAAAGGTTGACGACATTTCCCAACGTACTCATTACCGGACACCAAGCATTTTTCACAGAGGAAGCCCTAAGTAATATTGCAGACACTACTTTGGGGAATATTACAGATATTGAACAAGGTCGTACTTGTGCGAATGAGCTACGCCCTCAACCAGAAGTAGGAGACAAGGTTTTGGTAAGTTAA
- a CDS encoding PD-(D/E)XK nuclease family protein, with translation MLTPERLFVSYHLWSLVAPAMGQERWHCQMRRGFIKARQNEPQVKALLANATPPQRIGLLAQKGVYEFHHNRHLLTRSDGVEQVAQLLKLNNSAVQVQQRVLQILKKYYEEPLLLGKRILQLTRGDEGFPKPIFIEQANYRFRLYAAMDCVFIESDAQTLHIVDFKTGKSHFDRRQALVYLLAASYLYPGKQAVASFYNLELRQASELIQLKNNELESLKIELVKIAQKHQLDIQKYQESVQSFSEIFPPNPGNHCRFCPFQSICDFSTQSSPNTGELKIGYGNSKVIQNPKLKT, from the coding sequence ATGCTAACCCCCGAACGACTTTTTGTTAGTTATCACCTCTGGTCTTTAGTTGCCCCAGCTATGGGGCAAGAACGTTGGCACTGCCAGATGAGACGGGGGTTTATCAAAGCGCGTCAAAATGAACCACAGGTTAAAGCACTATTAGCAAACGCTACTCCACCTCAGCGCATTGGGTTGCTGGCACAAAAAGGTGTTTATGAGTTTCATCATAATCGACATCTGTTGACTAGATCAGATGGAGTAGAGCAAGTTGCACAATTGTTAAAATTAAATAACTCGGCTGTACAAGTGCAACAGCGAGTGCTACAAATTCTCAAAAAATATTATGAAGAACCATTACTTTTAGGTAAACGGATTCTCCAACTAACTCGCGGCGACGAAGGTTTTCCCAAACCAATTTTTATCGAACAAGCAAATTATCGCTTCCGTTTATATGCAGCAATGGACTGCGTTTTTATTGAGTCAGATGCTCAAACTTTACATATTGTAGATTTTAAAACTGGTAAGTCTCATTTTGATAGAAGACAAGCATTAGTTTATTTATTAGCTGCTAGTTATCTTTACCCTGGTAAACAAGCCGTCGCCTCATTTTATAATCTAGAACTTCGTCAAGCATCAGAATTAATTCAACTTAAAAATAATGAATTAGAATCTTTGAAAATTGAGTTAGTAAAAATTGCTCAAAAACATCAATTAGACATCCAGAAATACCAAGAATCTGTTCAAAGTTTCAGTGAAATATTTCCCCCTAATCCTGGAAATCACTGTCGCTTTTGTCCCTTTCAATCTATTTGTGATTTTTCTACTCAATCATCACCCAATACAGGGGAACTAAAAATAGGTTACGGAAATTCCAAAGTTATACAAAATCCCAAATTAAAAACTTAA
- a CDS encoding phosphoglucomutase/phosphomannomutase family protein, protein MSGSNSSKIIFGTDGWRGIIADDFTFPNVRKVTRAIASYLETAYTKDRPVLIAYDTRFLANEFAQTSAQVLADLGWNVKITDRDCPTPVIAYNARHLNSAGALMFTASHNPAPYCGIKYIPDYAGPATPEITDTIVANIESSSDELPGDNPSGSISIFDPKPDYLQFIYTLLDVERIKSAQLKVKYDALYSTSRGYLDEILQQSGTQLESFHDWRDVLFGGGMPEPKGEQLVELVEAVRRDHADLGLATDGDSDRFGIVDEQGEVLTPNTVLLVLARHLIKNKGKTGAIVRTVATTHLLDNFAAKHGLPLYETAVGFKYIGEKMRETAVLIGGEESGGLSIIGHIPEKDGILADMLIAEAIAYEGKPLSQLVKEAIAEADGPLYNNRLDLHLTEAHKVAVIDSFTKNPPSEVAGIKVKEVGRKDGIKLYLEEGSWVLLRPSGTEPLVRVYLETNSPEKLSQLAQEMESAIAKLA, encoded by the coding sequence ATGAGTGGTAGCAATTCTAGCAAGATAATATTTGGCACTGATGGATGGCGAGGAATTATCGCCGATGATTTCACTTTTCCCAATGTGCGGAAAGTAACAAGAGCGATCGCTAGTTATTTGGAAACAGCCTACACAAAAGATAGACCAGTTCTGATTGCTTACGATACGCGCTTTTTAGCTAACGAGTTTGCCCAGACATCTGCCCAAGTCTTAGCTGACTTAGGATGGAATGTCAAAATCACTGATCGGGATTGCCCCACACCAGTAATTGCCTATAATGCCCGTCACCTGAATTCGGCTGGGGCATTGATGTTTACGGCTAGTCATAATCCAGCACCTTACTGTGGGATTAAATATATCCCTGACTATGCTGGCCCTGCCACTCCAGAAATTACTGATACTATTGTGGCAAATATAGAAAGTTCATCGGATGAGTTACCCGGTGACAACCCATCAGGTTCTATTTCTATTTTCGATCCCAAGCCAGACTATCTCCAATTTATCTATACATTGCTGGATGTGGAACGAATTAAGAGCGCACAGCTAAAAGTCAAGTATGATGCGTTATATTCTACATCCCGTGGCTATCTAGATGAAATCTTGCAACAAAGTGGCACACAATTAGAAAGTTTCCACGATTGGCGTGATGTGCTGTTTGGCGGTGGAATGCCAGAACCCAAGGGAGAACAGCTAGTTGAATTAGTGGAAGCCGTTCGTCGAGATCATGCAGATTTGGGCTTGGCGACAGATGGAGATAGCGATCGCTTTGGTATTGTAGATGAACAAGGCGAAGTCCTCACCCCTAATACTGTGCTGTTAGTTTTAGCTAGACATTTAATCAAAAACAAAGGTAAAACTGGTGCGATCGTCCGCACAGTGGCGACAACTCACCTATTAGATAACTTTGCTGCTAAACACGGCTTACCACTTTATGAGACAGCCGTAGGCTTTAAATACATCGGTGAAAAAATGCGGGAAACTGCCGTCCTAATTGGTGGTGAAGAATCAGGCGGTTTAAGTATTATTGGACATATTCCCGAAAAAGATGGCATTTTGGCAGATATGCTGATTGCTGAGGCGATCGCCTACGAAGGTAAACCTTTGAGTCAATTAGTCAAAGAAGCGATCGCAGAAGCTGACGGGCCACTGTATAACAACCGCCTGGACTTACACTTAACAGAAGCCCACAAAGTCGCTGTGATTGACTCCTTTACTAAAAATCCTCCTTCCGAGGTAGCTGGGATTAAAGTTAAAGAAGTCGGACGCAAGGATGGGATTAAGCTGTATCTAGAAGAAGGTAGCTGGGTGTTACTGCGTCCTTCCGGTACTGAACCACTGGTACGCGTTTATCTAGAAACCAACTCCCCAGAGAAACTTAGCCAACTTGCCCAAGAAATGGAAAGTGCGATCGCTAAGTTAGCATAG
- a CDS encoding DUF1049 domain-containing protein translates to MKSFANLLISLIVAIWVVAIAILSVQNFEPVSLKFLTFQSIKIPVGIVLAFSAGLGLIGVAILQPLWGLAGSGNSRLEEDAEFFVDDEDF, encoded by the coding sequence ATGAAAAGCTTTGCTAATTTGTTGATATCTTTAATTGTAGCGATTTGGGTAGTAGCGATCGCTATTCTTTCCGTCCAAAATTTCGAGCCAGTATCTTTAAAATTCTTAACATTCCAATCAATTAAAATTCCAGTCGGTATAGTGCTGGCGTTTAGTGCTGGTTTGGGGTTGATTGGTGTGGCGATTCTACAGCCTCTCTGGGGTCTGGCGGGTTCGGGTAACTCCCGTTTGGAAGAAGACGCGGAATTTTTCGTCGATGATGAAGATTTTTGA
- a CDS encoding type II toxin-antitoxin system HicB family antitoxin, with translation MKIKAVIWQEDDIWCGSVPALPGCHTWGDSYEHLLEMLQDAIQGWLDVAIETKKI, from the coding sequence ATGAAAATTAAAGCAGTTATCTGGCAAGAAGATGATATATGGTGTGGTTCTGTACCAGCTTTACCAGGATGTCACACTTGGGGAGATAGCTACGAACATCTATTAGAAATGCTACAAGATGCGATTCAAGGCTGGCTGGATGTCGCCATTGAAACTAAAAAGATTTGA
- a CDS encoding Uma2 family endonuclease: protein MTQALRKLTTFDEFVAKYPDETGKRYELHDGVVVEMPQPTGEHEEVTGFLAFEITRECIRLNLPYFIPKTALVKPPENESAYSPDVLLLNRPNLANEPLWKKESTVIQGISIPLIIEVVSTNWRDDYLKKYADYVRVASRREVMGIPEYWIVDYAGLGGREFIGNPKQPTILVCCLEEGEYTVRKFRGDNRIQSVTFPDLNLTAQQIFNASL, encoded by the coding sequence ATGACTCAAGCCCTACGCAAGCTGACTACATTTGATGAGTTTGTTGCTAAATATCCAGATGAAACAGGGAAACGTTATGAACTCCATGATGGAGTAGTAGTTGAAATGCCACAACCAACAGGAGAACATGAAGAAGTAACTGGATTTTTAGCCTTTGAAATTACTAGAGAGTGTATCCGTTTAAATCTCCCGTATTTCATACCCAAGACAGCATTAGTCAAACCACCTGAAAATGAATCAGCTTACTCGCCGGATGTGCTGTTATTAAATCGCCCCAATTTAGCCAATGAACCTCTATGGAAGAAAGAATCTACTGTCATTCAAGGAATATCAATCCCGTTAATTATTGAAGTAGTGAGTACAAACTGGCGTGATGATTATTTGAAAAAATACGCTGACTATGTTCGCGTAGCGTCTCGAAGAGAGGTAATGGGGATTCCTGAATACTGGATTGTAGATTATGCAGGATTGGGAGGTAGGGAATTTATAGGGAATCCTAAACAGCCTACAATTTTAGTTTGCTGTTTAGAAGAGGGTGAGTATACTGTAAGAAAATTTAGAGGTGACAACCGTATTCAATCTGTAACCTTCCCTGATTTGAATTTAACTGCACAGCAAATTTTTAATGCTAGTTTGTGA
- a CDS encoding DUF433 domain-containing protein: MAVNYHNIITIEPGKRGGKPCIRGMRITVYDVLSYLASGMTYEEILDDFPYLTQEDILACLSYAADRERQMLTMPA; the protein is encoded by the coding sequence ATGGCTGTAAATTACCACAATATTATTACAATTGAACCAGGAAAAAGAGGCGGTAAACCTTGTATTCGGGGAATGCGAATAACTGTGTATGATGTGTTATCTTATCTTGCCTCTGGTATGACCTACGAAGAAATACTTGATGATTTTCCTTATTTAACGCAAGAAGATATTTTGGCTTGCCTCAGCTACGCAGCCGATAGAGAAAGGCAAATGCTTACTATGCCAGCATGA
- a CDS encoding DUF5615 family PIN-like protein: protein MKLLFDHNLSPRLVDQLADIYPNSQHIFLIGLDQADDRIVWEYAQQGKFTIVTRDADFNELSILRGFPPKVIWIRRGNCSTKQIAEILRSHLEDIQAFVENPNVGVLTLY from the coding sequence ATGAAATTACTTTTTGACCATAATCTCTCACCTCGATTAGTAGATCAATTGGCTGATATTTACCCAAACTCTCAGCACATTTTTCTTATTGGTTTAGATCAGGCAGATGATCGAATTGTGTGGGAGTATGCACAACAAGGTAAATTCACTATTGTGACTAGAGATGCTGATTTTAATGAATTAAGTATTCTGAGAGGATTTCCACCGAAAGTTATCTGGATTCGTCGTGGTAATTGTTCAACCAAACAGATTGCAGAAATCTTGCGATCGCATTTAGAAGACATCCAAGCCTTTGTTGAAAATCCCAATGTAGGAGTCTTGACGCTTTATTAA